From Aspergillus fumigatus Af293 chromosome 5, whole genome shotgun sequence, a single genomic window includes:
- a CDS encoding squalene hopane cyclase afumA — protein MATLTTTMATTATMATTEASKPLEAQARTALTKATNYAWEIFSNRHWCGELESNVTVTCEHIFFLYVLYQHIDPGEGSQYRQWLLLQQNSDGSWGIAPNYPGDISTSAEAYLALRIIGMSTDSPELYRARTFIRAAGGLSKMRMFTRIFFAEFGLVPWTAIPQLPAEFILVPAHFPISIYRLASWARSNVVPLLIIAHHRPLYPLPNGLHKQNPFLDELWLDPATKPLPYGSSDPTDPVAFVFTILDKALSYLGGLRRSPTRGYARRRCVQWILQHQEKAGDWAGIIPPMHAGIKALLLEGYKLHDEPIQLGLAAIERFTWADNRGKRLQCCISPVWDTRVYKPNIPVGGWAFEYHNTWYPDIDDTAAAVLAFLTHDPATARSRLVRDAVLWIVGMQNADGGWAAFDHENNQLFLNKIPFSDMESLCDPSTPDVTGRTIECLGMLRDLLMRPAENAENGEKYGYPDGEGDAAADAHLLQIINTACARAIPYLIRSQEATGTWYGRWAVNYVYGTCLVLCGLQYFKHDPKFAPEIQAMAARAVKWLKQVQNSDGGWGESLLSYREPWRAGCGPSTPSQTAWALMGILTVCGGEDRSVQRGVRHLVDTQDDTLSQGDGGAAAWTEREFTSTGFPNHFYISYTLYRVYFPITALGRYLSLIEGGQEKKKKGGGT, from the exons ATGGCAACCTTGACGACTACGATGGCCACTACGGCAACCATGGCAACTACAGAAGCCAGCAAGCCCCTCGAAGCCCAAGCCAGGACAGCCTTGACCAAAGCAACCAACTACGCCtgggagatcttctccaaccgCCACTGGTGCGGCGAGCTCGAGTCTAACGTGACCGTGACCTGCGAGCACATCTTCTTTCTTTATGTTCTCTACCAACACATCGACCCCGGCGAAGGCAGCCAATACCGCCAATGGCTGCTCTTGCAGCAAAACTCCGACGGCTCCTGGGGCATCGCGCCCAACTACCCCGGCGACATCTCCACAAGCGCAGAGGCATACCTGGCCCTGAGAATCATAGGAATGTCCACAGACAGCCCTGAGCTGTACCGAGCGCGAACCTTCATCCGGGCCGCCGGCGGGCTCTCCAAGATGCGCATGTTCACCCGCATCTTCTTCGCAGAGTTCGGCCTGGTCCCTTGGACTGCCATACCCCAGCTGCCCGCAGAGTTTATTCTTGTCCCAGCTCACTTCCCCATCAGCATCTACCGCCTTGCCTCATGGGCACGCAGCAACGTAGTCCCGCTCCTCATAATCGCCCACCACCGACCCCTCTACCCGCTTCCCAACGGGCTACACAAGCAAAACCCGTTCCTGGATGAGCTCTGGCTGGACCCGGCCACAAAGCCCCTCCCCTACGGCTCCTCAGACCCTACCGACCCCGTCGCTTTTGTCTTTACCATACTCGACAAAGCCCTCTCTTACCTGGGCGGGCTCCGCCGCAGCCCTACAAGAGGTTACGCGCGCCGTCGCTGTGTCCAGTGGATCCTGCAGCACCAAGAGAAAGCCGGCGACTGGGCAGGTATCATCCCGCCTATGCACGCGGGTATCAAGGCCCTTTTGCTCGAGGGGTACAAGTTACACGACGAGCCTATCCAACTCGGTCTAGCAGCCATCGAACGCTTCACCTGGGCCGACAACCGTGGCAAGCGTCTCCAATGCTGCATCTCCCCCGTCTGGGACACG CGCGTCTACAAGCCCAACATCCCCGTCGGTGGGTGGGCGTTCGAATACCATAACACGTGGTACCCGGATATCGATGATACGGCCGCGGCCGTTCTCGCCTTCTTGACGCATGACCCGGCCACCGCGCGATCGAGACTCGTGCGCGATGCGGTGCTGTGGATTGTAGGCATGCAGAATGCCGATGGCGGGTGGGCAGCGTTCGACCATGAAAATAACCAGCTGTTTCTGAACAAGATCCCGTTTAGCGATATGGAAAGTCTTTGTGATCCGAGCACGCCGGATGTGACGGGGCGGACGATTGAGTGTTTGGGCATGCTGCGCGATTTGCTGATGCGTCCGGCCGAGAATGCCGAAAATGGGGAGAAATATGGATATCCCGATGGAGAGGGGGATGCGGCAGCCGACGCGCACCTCCTCCAAATCATCAACACCGCCTGCGCCCGCGCAATTCCCTACCTCATCCGCTCTCAGGAAGCAACGGGCACCTGGTACGGCCGGTGGGCGGTCAACTATGTCTATGGTACATGCCTTGTTCTGTGCGGACTGCAGTATTTCAAGCACGACCCGAAGTTCGCGCCGGAAATCCAAGCCATGGCGGCTCGTGCAGTGAAGTGGCTAAAGCAAGTCCAAAACTCCGACGGCGGATGGGGTGAGTCCCTCCTCTCGTACCGCGAGCCCTGGCGGGCCGGGTGTGGGCCTTCCACGCCCTCGCAGACAGCATGGGCGCTTATGGGTATTTTGACAGTCTGTGGGGGCGAGGATCGGTCTGTGCAGCGTGGGGTGAGGCATTTGGTGGATACGCAGGATGATACCTTGAGTCAGGGTGACGGTGGGGCGGCGGCGTGGACAGAGCGCGAATTCACGAGTACGGGGTTTCCCAACCATTTCTACATCTCGTATACGCTGTATCGAGTTTATTTTCCTATTACCGCGTTGGGGAGGTATCTTTCTTTGATCGAAGGAggccaggagaagaagaagaaaggtgGTGGCACTTAA
- a CDS encoding cytochrome P450 monooxygenase afumB: protein MYTALGLAVFTALFHYTIVLAINHYRTREILSQLVKAHNCCPPKTERPWDILGLVKIYSSTKHLLNETALSNVSALFKCYGDTYASRILTQRVYFTCDPRNIRHVLINRFSDFDASDVRAHLFAPITPHGIFAVDGAEWKEARSLYADIFSATRKIFDLQLQEDGFQGLIKQIPRGQAMDLAPLFLKLVLDVNSAFAMGTGLDTLKQDQSLEKKEVAEALMYAKKIMARDGFLGPLHYLLSRKDFYAACETVKAYVEKVVRKEMTAREYQKQSNAATVDDERQKRTQSLLSRILDNTNDVHAVRDAVVTILIAGTDSVASMLSTTFYLLARHERVYAKLRQEILDTIGTEPPTYDNIRKATYLRYVFNEAMRVYPPVPFNARTANRDTYLPAGGGPDGQSGVLIRKGQRVIFASWGSHRSTRSFGADALEFRPERWEGLKSESLGYIPFSAGPRVCLGQQYALLEASYATIRIIQTFERLENRDVRPWTEKIGLNLSNKNGVLVELVH from the exons ATGTATACAGCCCTTGGCCTAGCCGTCTTCACCGCCCTTTTTCACTACACCATCGTGCTGGCAATCAACCACTACCGGACCCGCGAAATCCTATCCCAGCTCGTAAAAGCGCACAATTGCTGCCCTCCAAAGACTGAACGCCCCTGGGACATCCTGGGTCTGGTCAAGATCTACTCGTCGACCAAACACCTGCTCAATGAAACCGCGCTGAGCAACGTCTCCGCCCTCTTCAAATGCTACGGCGACACCTACGCCTCGCGCATCCTCACCCAGCGGGTGTACTTCACCTGCGACCCACGAAACATTAGGCATGTCCTAATCAATAGGTTCAGCGACTTTGACGCGTCGGATGTACGCGCCCACCTCTTCGCCCCCATTACGCCGCACGGCATCTTTGCTGTGGACGGGGCGGAGTGGAAAGAGGCCAGAAGTTTGTATGCGGACATCTTCTCGGCAACCAGGAAAATCTTTGATCTTCAGTTGCAGGAGGATGGCTTCCAGGGCTTGATTAAGCAGATCCCGCGGGGCCAGGCCATGGACCTGGCGCCGCTGTTTCTGAAGCTGGTACTGGATGTGAACAGTGCGTTTGCGATGGGAACTGGGCTGGACACGCTCAAACAGGATCAGTCActggaaaagaaagaagtgGCCGAAGCGCTAATGTACGCCAAGAAGATTATGGCGCGGGACGGGTTTCTGGGCCCGTTGCATTATCTCCTAAGTCGCAAGGACTTTTATGCGGCTTGTGAGACTGTCAAGGCGTATGTGGAGAAGGTTGTGAGGAAGGAAATGACGGCGAGGGAGTATCAGAAGCAGTCCAATGCAGCCACAGTGGACGACGAGCGTCAGAAGCGAACGCAGAGTCTCCTGTCACGGATCCTGGATAATACCAACGACGTCCATGCTGTCCGTGACGCGGTTGTCACAATACTGATTGCGGGCACAGACTCCGTGGCTAGTATGTTGTCCACCACGTTCTATCTCCTCGCACGCCATGAGCGCGTGTATGCAAAGCTGCGCCAGGAAATCTTGGACACGATCGGCACCGAGCCCCCGACATACGACAACATCAGGAAGGCCACTTATCTCCGCTACGTTTTCAACGAAG CAATGCGCGTCTATCCGCCGGTCCCCTTCAACGCCCGCACCGCCAACCGGGACACCTACCTGCCAGCGGGTGGGGGTCCAGACGGGCAATCGGGTGTGCTCATCCGCAAGGGCCAGCGAGTCATCTTCGCCTCGTGGGGCAGCCACCGGAGTACGCGCTCATTTGGGGCTGATGCGCTCGAGTTCCGGCCCGAGAGATGGGAGGGGCTGAAGAGTGAGTCGTTGGGTTACATCCCCTTTAGCGCGGGCCCGAGGGTGTGTCTAGGCC AACAATACGCGCTGCTCGAGGCGTCGTACGCGACGATCCGGATTATTCAGACCTTTGAACGGCTTGAAAACAGAGATGTGCGCCCGTGGACGGAGAAGATTGGCTTGAACTTGTCGAACAAGAATGGGGTGCTTGTGGAATTGGTGCACTGA
- a CDS encoding glycosyltransferase: protein MAIPTKERGSRLTDADILSDLQMYKPVTDSDTRNVWAFWDKGLSNSPAWNQRNVISWVRRLSPKWTVRVLDLVEGSPNHVSQFIPREMLTDVFWNRTMTGPHVGQHSSDLIRLPLLYLYGGVWLDVGMLLFRSLDALCWNALEDPETPYEVAAFKVSMGPELSFLFNGFIAARRGSVCIKYWHEIFRTLWDGATSCAGMHSHPLLAHLPVYEPPSLNGKRPPFMYAQFADYLAQVFCLERLRHLVDSKTGWDGPKFFEEKVLLFDCVTEAYWAQRLTDWNGRKQYELLDLQRGEDGLDNARVKEAEALVQGVLSMSSTMKLSHGLVTAGREYLADIWDSPKNHDADIRPGTFAAYLREASETFEQTKELVPLRMPVIEKALLRAGVTEVVR from the coding sequence ATGGCCATCCcaacaaaagaaaggggTAGCCGCCTCACTGACGCCGATATTCTATCCGATCTCCAAATGTACAAGCCCGTCACCGATTCAGACACCCGCAATGTTTGGGCCTTCTGGGACAAAGGCTTATCCAACAGCCCTGCATGGAACCAGCGGAATGTCATTAGTTGGGTCCGACGGCTCAGTCCCAAATGGACAGTCCGAGTCTTAGACCTCGTCGAGGGCTCACCCAACCATGTGTCCCAGTTTATTCCACGAGAAATGCTCACAGATGTCTTCTGGAATCGAACAATGACGGGTCCTCATGTAGGACAGCATAGCTCTGACCTTATCCGCCTACCGCTACTCTACCTCTATGGCGGAGTGTGGCTGGACGTCGGGATGCTTCTGTTCCGGTCGCTGGACGCCCTGTGCTGGAATGCCTTGGAAGATCCCGAGACTCCGTACGAGGTGGCGGCGTTCAAGGTCTCCATGGGCCCCGAGTTATCCTTCCTGTTCAACGGGTTCATTGCGGCGCGGCGGGGAAGTGTCTGCATCAAGTATTGGCATGAGATTTTCCGCACGCTGTGGGATGGCGCAACGAGCTGTGCGGGGATGCATTCACACCCGCTGCTGGCGCATCTGCCGGTCTACGAACCGCCCTCGTTGAACGGAAAGCGCCCACCGTTCATGTATGCGCAGTTCGCAGATTACCTCGCCCAGGTCTTTTGTCTGGAACGGCTGAGGCACCTGGTTGACTCCAAAACGGGATGGGACGGACCAAAGTTCTTCGAAGAGAAGGTTTTGCTCTTTGATTGTGTGACAGAAGCGTACTGGGCGCAGAGATTGACGGACTGGAATGGGAGGAAGCAGTATGAGTTGTTGGACTTGCAACGCGGCGAGGACGGTTTGGACAATGCGCGAGTGAAGGAGGCTGAGGCACTTGTCCAAGGTGTGCTGAGCATGTCATCGACAATGAAGCTATCACATGGCCTTGTTACTGCAGGCCGAGAGTACTTAGCTGATATATGGGACAGTCCGAAGAACCACGACGCGGATATCAGACCAGGGACGTTTGCAGCGTATTTGCGAGAGGCCAGCGAGACGTTTGAGCAGACAAAAGAGCTGGTGCCGCTTAGGATGCCTGTGATCGAGAAGGCGCTGCTTCGGGCGGGAGTCACAGAGGTGGTTAGATAG
- a CDS encoding Zn(II)2Cys6 domain-containing transcription factor afumD, which yields MLDRSKMTSAIPDSNSSSSPRGHNQSERDSYNRKKRKGPRLAHRKSRTGCQRCRARRVKCDESRPVCRDCHRHGIPCVYDRPAEEGAIPPSTGIQSRPLEPSPSDPSNDAHMELRLLHHFTLFTSATMPGAHLKRIKDCWSIDVPRLAFSYKPLLHAVFAIAALHLSKVNPDEAGLPDIHCNFLEQALREHRLCIGGITTQTADAVCFTSILLQIDVFATLQSRHVVSYEQVSEWMRLVRGSVAVFDAAMEIVRHNTHPPNIWCIIDTFPMPLRTSSDAGSFSFLLPTVPDDEDDETALEAYRGAVAHINATWLAMEAKEHPQISCRRLMVFPLFVTAGFIDLLEKRRPRALVPCPHHYVTYGGSETLHTNTS from the exons ATGTTGGACCGAAGCAAGATGACCTCGGCCATCCCAGACAGTAactcgtcctcttcgccacGAGGCCACAACCAAAGCGAAAGGGACTCGTACAAccgcaagaagcgcaaagGCCCCCGTCTCGCCCACCGTAAGTCCAGGACCGGATGTCAGCGATGTCGCGCCCGACGAGTAAAG TGTGATGAATCGCGACCTGTGTGTCGCGACTGCCATCGTCATGGGATCCCCTGTGTTTATGACAGGCCCGCTGAGGAGGGAGCGATCCCCCCCTCAACCGGGATCCAATCTCGCCCACTCGAGCCCAGTCCATCGGATCCCAGTAATGACGCACATATGGAGCTGCGCTTGCTGCATCACTTTACTCTATTCACCAGCGCTACTATGCCCGGCGCCCACCTGAAGCGTATCAAAGACTGTTGGTCGATCGACGTGCCCCGACTCGCATTCAGTTACAAACCGCTCCTGCACGCCGTCTTCGCAATCGCTGCCCTGCATCTGTCCAAAGTCAACCCAGACGAAGCTGGCTTGCCGGACATCCACTGCAATTTCCTCGAGCAGGCTTTGCGCGAACATCGACTCTGTATCGGCGGCATAACTACGCAGACCGCGGATGCGGTGTGCTTTACGAGCATCCTGTTACAGATCGATGTATTTGCTACTTTACAAAGTCGTCATGTGGTTTCTTACGAACAGGTAAGTGAATGGATGCGTCTAGTGCGCGGGTCGGTAGCCGTCTTTGACGCGGCCATGGAGATTGTGAGACATAATACTCATCCCCCGAATATCTGGTGTATTATTGATACCTTTCCTATGCCCTTGCGGACGAGTTCTGATGCTGGATCATTTTCCTTCCTGCTTCCGACTGTGcccgacgacgaggatgacgagacGGCGCTAGAAGCATATCGAGGGGCCGTCGCGCATATCAACGCCACCTGGCTGGCCATGGAAGCAAAGGAACATCCGCAAATCAGCTGTCGCCGGCTCATGGTCTTCCCTTTGTTCGTGACAGCTGGGTTTATTGACTTACTCGAGAAGAGGAGACCTCGCGCTTTGGTG CCTTGTCCGCACCATTACGTGACATATGGTGGATCGGAGACGCTGCACACAAATACATCATGA